A DNA window from Deinococcus humi contains the following coding sequences:
- a CDS encoding ankyrin repeat domain-containing protein, protein MPKLFRGAMLTLTLLGSVTLLPASGSAQGGARGAAVNTSKPQIMLDERLLQAAKNGELEQIQTLLKSGASANATDLSGRTALTWAAWGDHVAVARALIAAGANPDPQDEGRNNALLLTGETGSVAMLREVLKAGPDLSRTNRYGGTALIPAADRGHLAYVRELLRTTRINVNHVNNLGWTALLEAVILGDGGPTHTEIVRELLTHGADRTIADHEGVTPVQHARQRGYTEMEKLLENMSD, encoded by the coding sequence ATGCCGAAGCTGTTCAGGGGCGCGATGCTCACACTGACGCTGCTGGGCAGTGTCACGCTACTTCCAGCTTCGGGTTCTGCACAGGGCGGTGCGAGGGGGGCGGCAGTGAACACCTCCAAACCACAGATCATGCTGGATGAGCGACTGCTTCAGGCTGCCAAGAACGGTGAACTTGAGCAGATTCAGACCCTGCTGAAGTCAGGGGCGTCGGCCAACGCCACAGACCTCAGTGGACGCACGGCACTGACCTGGGCGGCCTGGGGAGACCATGTGGCCGTCGCCCGCGCGCTGATCGCGGCGGGAGCCAACCCCGATCCGCAGGACGAGGGGCGCAACAATGCGCTGCTGCTTACCGGCGAAACCGGCAGCGTCGCCATGCTCCGCGAGGTCCTTAAAGCCGGACCAGACCTGAGCCGCACCAACCGCTACGGCGGCACCGCCCTGATTCCCGCCGCCGATCGGGGCCACCTGGCGTACGTCCGCGAGCTTCTGCGGACCACCCGCATCAACGTGAACCATGTGAACAATCTGGGCTGGACCGCCTTGCTCGAAGCCGTGATCCTGGGTGACGGCGGCCCCACCCACACCGAGATCGTGCGCGAGTTGCTGACCCACGGCGCAGACCGCACCATCGCGGACCATGAGGGCGTCACCCCGGTGCAACACGCCCGTCAGCGCGGCTATACAGAAATGGAGAAGCTTCTCGAAAACATGTCCGACTGA